The DNA window ACCGACGATCACCCTGTTGATCCCGGCCTTCTGCATCCTTCCCTTTATGCGGTTTGACGCCTCCATCGTGGACCGGGTGTCCCCCATTTGGTAGAGGGGATCGAAACAGCAGTCCAGGGCGAGTCCGACCTTCGTTTCCAGGACCGTCTCCAGCAGTGAGGCGGTGGCCCTGACCGTCTCCGGGCTGGTACCCGCAAGGGAACAGCCGGGCCAGAAGACCGTTCCGGTTTGGGAATAGTGGACGAAGGGAGCCTTGTGTCCCCGCTCAGCGAATGATCGGGCGGATCTCAGGGCAGAGGCGGCCTTCCCGGAAACGGAGCCTTCCGCGATTAACCTTTCCTTCGTTCTGAACAGGGCTTCGGATGGATTAAGGGCCAAAGGACACCGGTTATCGCACCCGGTGCAGTTGGTGCACAGGAACACAAGGTCCGGTTGGTTGGCGATGATCTCGTCAGGAGTCCCGTACCTGTCTAAAAATGGGCAGGCGGATATGCACTGGCCGCAGGAGGAACACTCCTCCAAGAACCCGTCGATCGTGTCGGACATGGGAGTGCCTACCCCC is part of the Deltaproteobacteria bacterium genome and encodes:
- a CDS encoding (Fe-S)-binding protein; translation: MSDTIDGFLEECSSCGQCISACPFLDRYGTPDEIIANQPDLVFLCTNCTGCDNRCPLALNPSEALFRTKERLIAEGSVSGKAASALRSARSFAERGHKAPFVHYSQTGTVFWPGCSLAGTSPETVRATASLLETVLETKVGLALDCCFDPLYQMGDTRSTMEASNRIKGRMQKAGINRVIVGCMNCRKVFREYLPELDIRYVLEVLPEDIMDSTPHGDVFLHHPCPFYRLGGVKEKTEGMLRNAAEAVDVQGSPACCGLGGNLGQQSPELAGKFAERVTMEAQGAAIVTSCMGCVGTFLKEGKETYHILDLITGTKPKDRPVSSVKKWANRLKLALSR